The following DNA comes from Anopheles coustani chromosome 2, idAnoCousDA_361_x.2, whole genome shotgun sequence.
GCTCCAACTTAAACCCGTGCAACGCGAAGCAGCCAGCGATCTTCGCTCACTTGTAGAAGCGTGCAAGGGTCATGTTGATGGGTTGCAGTTCTTAGAGAAGAACATCGACGAAACCAGCAACCTCATCATCACACACATCCTCGCGTCGTGTATGGACGCCAACACTCGAAAGGCATGGGAGCTCACATTGCAACACGGCGAGTTTCCGGATTTGTTCCGtatagagttgtgtaaatcggattcagattcatgaatctgaatgaatctctgccttataagggattcatgaatctttcgccgcgagattcatgaatcccaaagacacaccaaatgatgtaaagtcaccaaccaaaagtcggttgagggaccaccttttttttttttttttttggtctcattgtccacgcctatgacagaatcggggagattcatgacagaaccatgaaagattcatgaagattcattaaggtttcgaaaaattcattaagctttgaatattcgaatccgcaaagattcatgaatccatctgaatgaatcttaggtaaaagattcatatgaatgaatctcgccaaaagattcattaagcacaacactagttccGTACCTTCGACTATATCACGCGTCAATGTGAAGTGTTGAAGAGCTGTGCAGCAGGCAGTACGGACAAACCATTTCGTCCAAAGCCGGCACCTACAAAGGCGTTCACATCGACCGTTACACCGTCACCGACCGCAACATGTGTCATGTGCCATGACAACCATACGCTCAGCAAGTGCGCAGATTTTATAGCACTATCGTTACCAGCCAAACGTGACAAGCTTCGAAGTtggaaacgttgtttcaacagtTTCGGAGCTGGTCATCTCAACAAAAGGTGCCCCTCGAAGTGGACGTGTCGTCGATGCCAGCAGAAACATCACACCTTGCTCCACGACGAAGGGACTAGTGCCGCCATCGAGATCCGTCACGAACAGCCAGCATCTGCAGCAGAACACCGTACAGCTACAATATCCCTTCACACGGTGATACCATCGATTGTGTTGCTGTCAACCGTCTTACTGTACATCACTGACAGCGCAGGGATGATGCATGCTGCTAGGGCTCTCTTGGACAGTGGAGCACAGTCCAACTTCATCACGGGAAGGTtagaacagtttttaaacctaCCTCGTAAGTCGGTGAGCATTCCGCTGTCGGGGATTGGTGGCAGCCAAGCGACCAACGTGAAATCATCAGTACGAGCCACCATCCAGTCGCGCTGTTCATCATTCTCGACGTCACTGGAGATGCTGGTACTGCCCAAGCTGTCAGCAGACGTGCCAGCCCATCGCATAAACCATAGCCAGTGGATGATTCCAGCAGCCTGCGTCTTGGCTGACCCAACATTCCACAAGCCTGGTGGCATCGATCTCATCCTGGGTGCTGCGTGCTTCTACGAGCTTCTAAAACCCGGACGAATCTCACTTGGAGAAGGCATGCCGTCACTACAAGAAACGGAATTTGGGTGGGTTGTTAGTGGCACAGCCCCGATCGCAGAGCAGTCGCTGTCAGTGGTGTGTTCAGTTGCCATACACACCAATGAGCTGACTACGATGATGAGAAAATTCTTCGCAATAGAAGACGTAGGCAGTTTCCCTAGCTGGACTATCGAGGAAAGGGCCTGTGAGGACCACTACGCGGCCACTACAAGCAGAGACCAAGCCGGCCGATATGTCGTCCGACTTCCGAGAAAGTCTGACATGATCGGGAAACTAGGTGACTCGCGGACGATCGCCCTCCATCGGGTTTTGGCTATCGAGAGACGTATGCAGCGAGaacccgaaacaaaaaaggcgtACGTGGAGTTTATGGCCGAATACCTCCGCTTAGGCCACATGACAAAGGTGGCAGCAGCAGTTGATAGTCAGACAACGTTCTACCTCCCACATCATCCTGTTTTTAAAGCCGACAGCACCACCACGAAGTGTCGGGTTGTGTTCGATGCATTCAGCAAGTCATCGACAGGAGTGTCGTTGAACGATACGCTGATGATCGGACCAACAATTCAACAAGATGCTACATCGATCCTGATGCGATTCAGAACTCATCAAATTGCCCTGACAGGAGATGTGGCAAAAATGTACCGGCAAGTATGGGTACATCCCAGCGATCGCGCCCTGCAGCGGATTCTGTGGCGAGCTTCGCCCCATGATCCCATCGAAGAATATGAGTTGAATACTGTGACGTATGGAACCGCTTCTGCACCATTCCTTGCGGTGAGATCTCTGCAACAAACAGTATTGGATCATGGGAGTGAGTTTCCAATAGCAGCGGCTCGGTTCTCTGACTTTTACGTGGATGACTTTGTGTCTGGAGCTGATTCACCCGAGGCTGCTCAAACTTTGCAACAGCAAACCGAACAACTGTTTGCCAAGGGTGGATTTGAGCTGCGGAAATGGGCATCAAACGAGGAAGCAGTGTTGCATCATGTGGCCCAACAAAGCCGAGCATCCAGCCCATATTCACAACATCAGCATTCCGAGAGTCGCCATTAGATCTTCAGTGACCACCATCCAATACCACGTCTTTTGCGATGCTTCGGAGAAAGGATATGGAGCATGCTGCTACATCCGTAGCTGCGATGCCCAGGGACATCGCACAATGGAGCTCTTCGCCTCAAAAACCAAGGTGACGCCCCTCAATAGCAAGCACTCTATCGCTCGGCTTGAACTGTGCGCAGCTCAGTTGGCCAGCTTGCTATTCGACCGAGTAAGAACTGCGGTAAACCCAGAATCTCTGGCAGTCTTCTGGACAGACTGTGGTACATTGGCTACGAGCATCACCGAACTCCTGGAAGCCATATGTTGCGAACCGGGTATCGCAGGTGCAACAACTAACGGAGGGTTGCACGTGGCGTCACATCGCAGGAGTCGACAATCCTGCTGACCTTGCTTCCCGAGGATGTTTGGGCAAAGATCTCCTCTCCAGTACCCTATGGTGGCAGGGTCCTTCCTGGATGAGCCTGCCAGAAGATCAATGGCCTCCACCGCTGCTTGCGACACCAGATCCTTCAGTGCAAGCAGAGCAACTGGGAGCTGACGGAATCATCCGGGTTGGAGGACGTTTATCCAACTCACCGCTAGTGGAGGATGTTAAGCATCCACTAGTTGTTCCTGCCAGCCATCCATTCGCTCGTCTGCTgatggaacatttccataaacACTTACTTCATGCGGGACCAACTCTGATGCTAAACACGTGCAGGCAACGCTTATGGATCACAAGTGGCCGAAATCTCACCCGGAAGGTATTCCACCAGTGCCACACCTGCTTCCGCGCCCGACCATCATCGTCAGCAACTATAATAGCTGACCTGCCGGCTGTCCGAGTAACACCGGCCCTTCCTTTTTCGATCACCGGGGTTGCCTACTGTGGTGCAGTGTTCCTGAAAGGTGACCATCGACGGGCGGCGCCCGTGAAGGCATACGTCGCCATATTTGTATGCTTCACCACCCGTGCCGTACACATCGAGCTGGTGTCaaacctgacaacggaagcGTTTCTAGCAGCATTGCGACGGTTTGTGTCTCGTCGTGGGTTGCCATTGGAGTTTCACTCGAAAAACGCGACGAACTTCAAGGGAGCAGCAAACAAGCTGAACGAGTTGTACAAGCTGTTGCGTACAACTGAACACCAGCAGAGCATTCAGACTTGGACACTAGAACGGAAGATTTCATGGAAGTTCATCCCCCCGAGAGCTCCTCACTTCGGAGGACTGTGGGAAGCCGCCGTCAAAACCATGAAATATCACCTAGTACGCGTTTTAGGAACGACAACACTTTCGTTTGAGGACATGTCTACGCTGCTGGACGAGATAGAATGCTGTGTCAACTCCCGGCCTATAACATCGATGTCAGACGATCCACACGATATGACAGCCTTCACTCCTGGACATTTCCTTATTGGAACGAACCTACAGCTCATTCCGGACCACTGCTTGCTGTATGAAGCCGAGAACCGGTTGAACCACTGGCGTCATGTTCAACAACTTCGCCAGCACTTTTGGAACCGTTGGCAGAAggattatttaaaacaactgCAGGCGCGATCTAAATGGACAAAGGATGGTACAACCACAGTAACGCCAGGAACGTTAGTTATAATCAAGGAGGATAATGTGCCTTCATCGTGTTGGCCATTAGCACGCGTAACCGAGGAGCATCCTGGAAAGGATGGCAAAGCGCGTGTCTTTACATTGCGTACAAGTAAGGGAACTACAGTGACTAGACCATTGGTAAAATTTTGTGTATTACCAAAGCCAAACGAAAACAGTTCAAATTATCCAATTTTAAGGTGGCAGAATGTACGATATTGCGACGCCTAAAGGTAGACTATACAGGGTGTCCACTCAGATTATGATTTCAAATTTCCGGTTTTTCCCCGGTTTTTCCCCGGTTTTTTCCCagcttttcccggttttttccaGTTTATGCAGGTTTACTACATTTCGATTGCTCATAATAGATTAACTTATCTGTTATATGTCTCTATGGTTTCTAAGGTAGTTTACAACTGCATGTAAGTTATGTGTTTAAGACTACTTTAAGGAAATTacttcaaaattttcaaaatcaaaaactcTTGAAAAActgaaggaaaacaaggaCAACCCATACGGGTTGGGATTATACAGAATCCTAAACTGAACTTATATTGCAACAACACACATTTCTTGAGCGTatatagaagaagaaaatgtatATAAAGATGTTGTAGAACAACTTCATTTTTGACATAAAagacaaattaatttttgatacggctcaaaaatagaaatgaataatgtttttctttcgctcataGAATTTTCTCAATCATAAcattaccgggccctgtaaacgggcactgtaacctggccctgtaaacgggccctgcaACTGGGACCtatcaacgggccctgtatccgggacctgtaaacgggcccagtaatcgggtcctgtaaacgggcactgtaaccgggtcctatacctgggtcctgtaactgggccgcgtaaccgggccgttttacctagtagGGTcaaaaaaagtctcgtaagtccttaacggggcatgcatgaccaacaaggtcgttacaccAAGAAGAATCATTACGACTAGATCATGCATACCACAGTTGCGAATCAACATACCATAGTACTTTCTTTGGATCGAACAAACTGACATAGTTTTGGTCGCAGTAGACTGGGTTTTTAGTCAAAAGAGATACTTACGAAAGATTGAAAGGAGAAAACATCTAGTAATTCTTGTGTAGCGGTTTTGATGCGTTGAACAATATTTCATTCTGCACAATGGATAATTCTACTAAGCAAACAATAGAAATTTGTGATTTACCAGATGAAGtgagtttattttatgctAATAACACAGTTCGttgttttaaatacttttttttgttttgtagattCTTGGAATCATTTTCGACTACTTGACCGTGTCTGAGTTAAAAACTGCCAGCTTGGTGTGCTTTCAGTTGTCGCAGTTGGTATTTTCTGGACGCGGACTAGATCGCGTGCGCTTTTATGTAGCGAACGATTATGTAAAACGTGGCTCATTAAACGTACTCAGAAGAAGTCAAAGACGGTATCGCCATATTCGGTTCAGTGCCAGCAATAGAGGCACTTGCGAGAAATTCGTTACCATTTTACAgcgtttcgaaagatttttaGTGAGCTTAGATTTAGAGTGGAACAATGAAGTGTCGCTAATCAAGCGCATCCTACTGGAGGTTCCAACTTTGAAGGCTCTTTCATTGAACCAGCTTGAAGATATGGAAGTGCGTACAAACGGTTTTAGCCAGTTGGCGgagttaaaacaactttctgtACGGGAAATGTGGTTTAATAGCACAACGCTATTGACTGCGATTGATTTCTGTACCATCGCTCCAAACCTCCAGGCAATCCAGATGGTGTGTGATACAGAAAGCACTCTAACCTTATACAGGCACTTCAGATATCAACTGAAATCGGTGGATGTAGTTCTTAAGAACAATGAACTTACGTATTCGTTTTGTGAAATCGTTTTTCCGAAGCTTTTAGAAATcaaggttgttgtttttggttttgttgatgGCTTTATCTTGAATGGGAATTGTGGTTTTATGTCTGGTTTATTGTTGAACTTACGTCGTTTCGGAAGGCAAAAGTACGTAAATACACTATGGCCGAAGCAGTAAAGTTAGAGATCGCGGAGAAAAGTAATAAGCTAAGCGCAAGCCAAAATGAACTGTTAGAGGCCTTGCCACCAGCGTTGGAAACAATAGGATCCTTCGAGGCGACCGGCAAGGAAAGTGAAAGCAATCCTGGCCCATCGAATTCCGCGGCATTATTGCAGGAAGAAATCGAAACGCTTCGCCGGCAGGTGGAAGGCTGGAAGGAACTGTATCAATCTACCCGGGTATTGCTAAAGGATAAGGATGCCGAAATTGCGCAGCTTTTGCTATCAGCTACCGGCACTGCTAAAGCTATCACAAATGGAGCGCAAAATGATCCGGCGCCGGCAGCCCCCGAGGTGAAGCCTACGGCGGAGCTGAAGAAGGGTACTAAACCAAAACCGCAGGGCAAAAAACCTAAAAAGCAGCAACAACCCAACGATTACGCATCCAGCATCTCATGAAGAGATTGCGCGATCGCGCAAACATTCCGAAGGACGAATTTACGGAGCTGCACGATTTCGCCATGGTTATCGATGATATTTGGTTAGCTGCGCAAGACGAGAACTTCGTCGTCCAACCATCGTACGATAAGAAGCTGATGCCAGAGCTGATCAAACTTTTGCCCCGCGTTGCAAGCGCAAAGTTCAACAAGCTCAACAATGATCTACCCAAGAAATCGCTCGAGGAATTCTCAGTCTGGATTAACGACGTCGTTGACGAAGCTATAGGTATTACTGGATCATCGGACGAATGGGAGGATTGTTCCGACGGCGAGTTATTTTACTAAGCTCGAAGAAAGTTGGCAACTTTAAAAACTGTCAAtagattgttttcgaagaaggtggaaaaagaaaattagatTCGCAGCAAATACAGGATGTCGACGACCACTGAAAAGCTATGGAAATTACACGCTTTTAAACCAAAAGTAGTCTACGAGTCGAGCTGAATTACAAACCATGTGCGAATTCTATGTTATAAATTGTTACCCAATGGAATAAACTGCTCCATGGATTAAGTTATCTGgatcaaaacatcttcaacgTGCAACACTGAAATGTCGGATAGCTCAACCGTTCATCAACAGTTTGGTGGACCATTCCTTAACATTACacaacataaaacaataacaGGGAAATAACATTCCTTGCCATctttacaaacaaattagaAATCTTTATATACAAATTAGAAAATCTTCCGTTGCTTGAATTGGCGAATCTGGAACATTTGAATGTAagttgcaaaatatttttaaaaaaattgggaAATAGGCTCGTTGATAGTAAAATTATGCTTCGTTTTTCTCTTGCAGACCCTTGAATTGAATGGCACGATTCCGCATTACGTATTTGACGAATGTAAACCAATTCCTTCTTTGCAAGCACTTCATGTTGCTTACTTACATGACATAGAAGATCAGTTGATGTTCTTCAAAAGATTATGTACGGCGGCACCATATCTCACTAAGCTATGTCTAGAAAACTTTGTTCAGGATCGATGTCTTCAATTTATCTGCAATAACCTTTTATCTCTTAGATGTTTGAAGTTATCATGTAATAAGGTACTAACCTGCGTGTCACACTATTTTTTGTACAAATcaaaaaaagaatttaaattgtttgtggtGTTGCATTTCAGATCAGCGGGAAATCATTACCTCGATCTATCAAATCTTTGGAATAGCTCGATCGATTACCTCATCTGTTTAAGTTGAGTTTAAATAACATGTATCCCAACGAGCAATATGTGACTGATGGTTTGCTTAAAATAATGCCATTACACAAAATCAGTGTACTCTCGATTCACAACTGGGACGAGGTAGGTAAACTATATCCGCCATTATTCTACTGTTACcctttacttttaattttaatgcatTCTACTTGCGGTTCTTCCCATACCAGTGGACTGTCGATGACTTCTTGCAGATTCCGTCGCTCCAGATGCTCAAAATTAGTGGTTATAGATATAGTTCAAATGAGTGCATCAAACGACTACGTTTCCTATTGCCAAATTGCGCAATAATTAGAAGAAGTTGTTAACTTATAGTTTGtatcgaaaatattttaataattaacTTTGTTGTTTATGCATGATTAAAGCAAAACTTTACGATCTTCCTAACATAAAATACCTCAAATATATGATGAAACAAGTTCAAGCTAAGTAATCTGGCAGAAGTTAATTGAACtcttcgaaaaataataaattaataaatttgttcAAGGGGGAGTTGTGAAAAATAACGCCGGAAGTAtcttaaatgtgttttatttttacttaaaCTTTTATTAAATTGGAACACTTCGAAGATTCTTTGTACAATGCATGGATCAGACTTTCATAAACACGTCACTACAAATGATTCACGTTATCAAAATTTCaagcaaacacaccaacaactCAAATGACCTACATTTCACCAAGATTAAAAACTGACCAGTACACTCGTCTAGCGAATGCCGGAATGCAATAAGATCCCATACCATAAGAACCAATACACCAGTGTGATAGAATCACCTCACCTATGCATATTATTTCATAAACAACAGGCGCTAATCAATCGATTGGCATACGAAGGGTTTACCAACAAGCTAGCTGGTAAACAAGAGGTAAACGCACTCAAAGTGAAGCGTAGGCTATGTACTAGTTCGCACCGGAAAACCACCCTTTACCACTTTCACCAATTATAACACAAGTTGACATCATCTAGCCGAGTCAGCTATTTCGGCAaccgtcacaaacactttcctaaaaaccgtgtaaaatcgttcaaaaagttggtataaataaagaaccgataGTTGGACAAGAGAGCCAGTGCAtcggagataatgataaattaaacctcgtgtctatttatttttttctcccggaacgtcgaagtccccctacccgaggtaaggcccgacgcttcccaacgttccgtaccgtgtatttgggaaacaccctaagtgtttccatgctgtCCGGTCAGCAGAGTCCGCCCGCGACTCATGTGCGCGTAAAAGCTCTAAACGGTTAAAGTTCGCGACGCAGcaagtccaccacctccaccatctaCCACACCAGCCAGAGAGTGGTTAGCAGTTaaaggtaaaacaaataactttATCCATATCAAACCATTGCTgacaaatagaatgaaacaTACATAATTATTTCCGTACGAATAGTAATGACCACACCGCGACCGAAATTCTATCCAAAGCGGCAATTTTTTTGCAATCATAGAAATCGTTCAGATCATATCCGAAAGTTACATCCATAGTGACACATTCATAACAAGTGAAGCAAGAGATTGCACTGCGTGCGATCGTCCCGAAACAAGCAACCTTATAAACTCAACAGGATAAAGGATCTCATCAGGAAATATTGGTAGAAGGACAGGAGTTTgcaattgaaatttca
Coding sequences within:
- the LOC131264583 gene encoding uncharacterized protein LOC131264583; the protein is MELFASKTKVTPLNSKHSIARLELCAAQLASLLFDRTVVHWLRASPNSWKPYVANRVSQVQQLTEGCTWRHIAGVDNPADLASRGCLGKDLLSSTLWWQGPSWMSLPEDQWPPPLLATPDPSVQAEQLGADGIIRVGGRLSNSPLVEDVKHPLVVPASHPFARLLMEHFHKHLLHAGPTLMLNTCRQRLWITSGRNLTRKVFHQCHTCFRARPSSSATIIADLPAVRVTPALPFSITGVAYCGAVFLKGDHRRAAPVKAYVAIFVCFTTRAVHIELVSNLTTEAFLAALRRFVSRRGLPLEFHSKNATNFKGAANKLNELYKLLRTTEHQQSIQTWTLERKISWKFIPPRAPHFGGLWEAAVKTMKYHLVRVLGTTTLSFEDMSTLLDEIECCVNSRPITSMSDDPHDMTAFTPGHFLIGTNLQLIPDHCLLYEAENRLNHWRHVQQLRQHFWNRWQKDYLKQLQARSKWTKDGTTTVTPGTLVIIKEDNVPSSCWPLARVTEEHPGKDGKARVFTLRTKFSQS
- the LOC131264582 gene encoding uncharacterized protein LOC131264582, coding for MMHAARALLDSGAQSNFITGRLEQFLNLPRKSVSIPLSGIGGSQATNVKSSVRATIQSRCSSFSTSLEMLVLPKLSADVPAHRINHSQWMIPAACVLADPTFHKPGGIDLILGAACFYELLKPGRISLGEGMPSLQETEFGWVVSGTAPIAEQSLSVVCSVAIHTNELTTMMRKFFAIEDVGSFPSWTIEERACEDHYAATTSRDQAGRYVVRLPRKSDMIGKLGDSRTIALHRVLAIERRMQREPETKKAYVEFMAEYLRLGHMTKVAAAVDSQTTFYLPHHPVFKADSTTTKCRVVFDAFSKSSTGVSLNDTLMIGPTIQQDATSILMRFRTHQIALTGDVAKMYRQVWVHPSDRALQRILWRASPHDPIEEYELNTVTYGTASAPFLAVRSLQQTVLDHGSEFPIAAARFSDFYVDDFVSGADSPEAAQTLQQQTEQLFAKGGFELRKWASNEEAVLHHVAQQSRASSPYSQHQHSESRH